The Winogradskyella schleiferi genome has a window encoding:
- the ftsA gene encoding cell division protein FtsA: MDKQNISVGLDIGTTKIVAMIGRKNEYDKVEILGLGKAKSMGVHRGVVNNITQTIQSIQQAVQEAEAAASEKIEDVTVGIAGQHIRSLQHSDYITRPNSDMVIDEEDIDRLINQVHKLVMLPGEEIIHVLPQEFKIDGQAEIKEPIGMYGGRLEANFHVVVGQVSSIRNVGRCIKSAGLTLEGITLEPLASANAVLSQEEKEAGVALIDIGGGTTDLAVFKDGIIRHTAVIPFGGNVITEDIKEGCSIIEKQAELLKVKFGSAWPGENKDNEIVSIPGLRGREPKEITLKNLSKIIHARVVEIIEQVYVEIKNYGHEEQKKKLIGGIVLTGGGSQLKHLKQLVEYITGMDTRIGYPNEHLAGDSDEDIASPLFATAVGLVMDGLKRQERKKAEAIEEEMIIQNEAEELSEPEIEERVEEKVKERRSFLDKLTERVKDFLDNAE; the protein is encoded by the coding sequence ATGGACAAACAAAATATTTCGGTAGGTCTAGATATAGGAACCACAAAAATTGTGGCCATGATTGGTCGCAAGAACGAGTACGATAAAGTTGAGATTTTAGGTTTGGGAAAGGCTAAAAGCATGGGTGTGCATCGTGGTGTGGTTAACAACATTACCCAAACTATTCAGTCCATTCAACAAGCGGTTCAGGAAGCAGAAGCTGCTGCATCAGAAAAAATTGAAGATGTAACCGTTGGTATCGCAGGTCAGCATATTCGAAGTTTACAGCATAGCGATTATATCACGCGCCCAAATTCGGATATGGTCATTGATGAGGAGGATATTGACCGTTTAATCAATCAAGTGCATAAATTGGTCATGTTGCCTGGTGAAGAAATTATTCACGTTTTACCTCAGGAATTTAAGATTGATGGTCAAGCTGAAATCAAAGAGCCGATAGGGATGTATGGTGGACGATTGGAAGCTAATTTTCATGTGGTTGTTGGCCAAGTATCATCAATCCGAAATGTTGGCCGTTGTATAAAAAGTGCAGGATTAACGCTTGAAGGTATTACGTTGGAGCCTTTAGCTTCAGCAAATGCAGTACTGAGTCAAGAGGAGAAAGAAGCTGGTGTGGCGTTGATTGATATAGGAGGTGGAACGACGGATTTGGCGGTTTTTAAAGATGGAATTATTCGACATACTGCAGTCATTCCTTTCGGTGGAAATGTAATTACCGAAGATATAAAAGAAGGTTGTTCCATTATTGAAAAGCAAGCCGAACTTTTAAAAGTGAAATTTGGTTCGGCATGGCCAGGCGAAAACAAGGATAACGAAATTGTGTCTATTCCAGGATTAAGAGGAAGGGAACCAAAAGAAATTACATTGAAGAATTTGTCTAAAATTATTCACGCAAGGGTTGTGGAAATTATAGAACAAGTTTATGTTGAAATAAAAAATTACGGTCACGAAGAGCAAAAGAAGAAACTGATTGGTGGAATTGTTTTAACAGGCGGAGGAAGCCAATTGAAACATTTGAAGCAATTAGTAGAATATATTACGGGAATGGATACCAGAATAGGATATCCTAATGAGCATTTAGCAGGAGATAGTGATGAAGATATTGCAAGTCCATTGTTTGCCACAGCAGTTGGTTTGGTGATGGACGGCTTAAAACGCCAAGAACGAAAAAAGGCAGAAGCGATTGAAGAGGAAATGATTATTCAGAATGAAGCCGAGGAATTGTCAGAGCCAGAAATAGAAGAAAGAGTAGAAGAGAAAGTAAAAGAGCGTCGTTCATTTTTAGATAAGTTAACGGAGCGTGTAAAGGATTTTTTGGATAATGCCGAATAA
- the murG gene encoding undecaprenyldiphospho-muramoylpentapeptide beta-N-acetylglucosaminyltransferase → MKQNKTYRFILSGGGTGGHIYPAVAIADELKSRYPSAEFLFVGASDRMEMDKVPQAGYKIEGLWISGIQRKLTLKNLAFPFKLMSSLLRSRKIVNTFKPDAVIGTGGFASGPLLQVASSKGIPSLIQEQNSFPGITNKLLAKKVNTICVAYEGLEKYFPKDKIRLTGNPIRKDLLEVKDKLIEGKDAFKLKHNKQTLLVLGGSLGARRINQLIEVNIEFFEAQDIQVLWQCGKLYYDQYKSYNDSKNIQVHAFLNQMDLAYAAADVIISRAGAISVSELCIVGKPVIFIPSPNVAEDHQTKNAKSVADKNAAILIREKDLDTDFQNEFSELITNEDKQKELSKNIKALALVNATNAIVDEVEKLLK, encoded by the coding sequence TTGAAGCAAAATAAGACATATCGATTTATCCTTTCAGGAGGAGGTACAGGAGGACATATTTATCCTGCAGTTGCTATTGCAGACGAATTAAAATCTCGCTACCCAAGTGCCGAATTCCTATTCGTTGGTGCTTCAGACCGAATGGAAATGGATAAAGTGCCACAAGCGGGTTACAAAATCGAAGGTTTATGGATTTCCGGGATTCAACGAAAACTAACATTGAAGAATTTAGCATTCCCTTTTAAGTTAATGAGCAGTTTATTGCGTTCAAGAAAAATTGTAAACACATTTAAGCCTGATGCTGTGATTGGAACTGGTGGTTTTGCAAGTGGGCCATTATTACAAGTGGCATCTTCAAAAGGAATTCCGAGCTTAATTCAAGAACAGAATTCGTTTCCAGGAATTACAAATAAATTGTTGGCAAAAAAGGTAAATACCATTTGCGTAGCCTATGAAGGTTTGGAAAAATACTTTCCAAAAGATAAAATCAGATTAACAGGAAACCCTATTCGAAAGGATTTATTAGAAGTAAAAGATAAGCTTATAGAAGGGAAGGACGCGTTCAAATTAAAACACAATAAACAGACACTTTTAGTTTTAGGGGGAAGTTTAGGCGCAAGACGAATCAACCAATTAATAGAAGTAAATATTGAGTTTTTTGAAGCTCAAGATATTCAAGTGCTCTGGCAATGTGGAAAATTGTATTATGACCAGTACAAGTCATACAATGATTCAAAAAACATCCAAGTCCACGCGTTTTTAAACCAAATGGATTTGGCTTATGCAGCGGCTGACGTTATTATTTCTAGAGCAGGAGCCATTTCTGTTTCAGAATTATGCATCGTTGGGAAACCAGTAATTTTCATTCCGTCGCCAAATGTAGCTGAAGACCATCAAACCAAAAATGCAAAATCGGTTGCAGATAAAAATGCAGCTATTTTAATACGGGAAAAAGATTTGGATACTGATTTTCAAAATGAATTTTCAGAATTAATTACAAACGAAGACAAACAAAAAGAATTAAGTAAAAATATTAAAGCCTTGGCATTGGTTAATGCAACAAATGCTATTGTGGATGAGGTTGAGAAATTGTTAAAATAA
- the mraY gene encoding phospho-N-acetylmuramoyl-pentapeptide-transferase has protein sequence MLYYLFEYLEAQFQLPGASLFGFITFRAAMAIILSLLISTIYGKRIIRFLQKQQVGETIRDLGLEGQVEKAGTPTMGGIIIILATLIPVLLLAKLENIYIILLIVTTLWMGTIGFIDDYIKKFKNDKEGLKGRFKVLGQVGLGIIVGATLFFHNDVTIKEKLPVQEQRQLLAENPDLPAAKLFDIEEKSTKTTIPFVKDNEFDYSDLITWISPDLEKYAWLVFILVSIIIITAVSNGANLTDGIDGLAAGTSAIIVLTLGIFAWVSGNIVFSEYLDIMYIPRVEEITIYIAAFVGALIGFLWYNTYPAQVFMGDTGSLTIGGIIAVIAIAVRKEWLIPVLCGIFLAENLSVIMQVSYFKYTRKKFGEGRRIFKMSPLHHHYQKSGYHESKIVTRFWIIGILLAIISIVTLKIR, from the coding sequence ATGCTGTATTACCTATTCGAATATCTAGAAGCACAGTTCCAATTACCTGGAGCATCACTTTTTGGGTTTATAACCTTTAGAGCAGCTATGGCAATTATATTGTCGTTGTTAATTTCTACAATATACGGGAAACGCATTATTCGGTTTTTACAAAAACAGCAAGTTGGCGAAACCATTCGTGATTTAGGATTGGAAGGACAGGTTGAAAAAGCAGGGACACCAACAATGGGTGGAATCATCATTATTCTAGCGACATTGATTCCTGTGTTGTTGTTAGCAAAGCTTGAGAATATTTATATCATCCTATTGATTGTCACTACGCTTTGGATGGGAACTATTGGATTTATTGATGATTACATTAAAAAATTCAAAAATGATAAAGAAGGTTTAAAAGGACGATTTAAAGTTTTGGGTCAAGTTGGATTAGGCATTATCGTAGGAGCGACTTTGTTTTTCCATAATGATGTGACTATAAAAGAAAAATTACCAGTTCAGGAACAACGACAATTGTTGGCAGAAAATCCCGATTTACCAGCAGCCAAATTATTTGACATCGAAGAAAAATCAACAAAAACAACAATCCCTTTTGTAAAGGATAATGAGTTTGATTATTCAGATTTAATCACATGGATAAGTCCAGACTTAGAGAAATACGCATGGCTAGTATTTATTCTAGTTAGTATCATCATCATCACGGCAGTTTCAAATGGTGCCAATCTCACGGATGGAATCGATGGACTTGCGGCAGGAACATCAGCCATAATTGTATTGACCTTAGGAATTTTTGCTTGGGTGTCAGGGAACATAGTTTTCTCGGAGTACTTAGATATTATGTATATCCCAAGAGTTGAAGAGATTACTATTTATATCGCTGCATTCGTAGGTGCATTAATTGGTTTTCTGTGGTACAATACCTATCCAGCGCAAGTATTTATGGGAGATACTGGAAGTTTAACTATTGGTGGAATTATCGCTGTAATCGCTATTGCAGTGAGAAAAGAATGGTTGATTCCTGTGTTATGTGGCATTTTCCTAGCCGAAAATTTATCAGTGATAATGCAAGTCAGCTATTTCAAGTACACCAGAAAAAAGTTTGGTGAAGGTCGACGTATTTTCAAAATGTCGCCTTTACATCATCACTATCAAAAATCAGGCTATCACGAAAGTAAGATTGTAACCCGCTTTTGGATTATTGGAATTTTATTGGCAATAATTTCAATTGTCACCTTAAAAATTAGATAA
- the murC gene encoding UDP-N-acetylmuramate--L-alanine ligase, translated as MSALARYFIANGKEVAGYDKTPTGITKSLEDLGIAIHFEDDIKKVSNEFLNPENTLIIYTPAIPKNHDEFNYFKENNFKILKRSTVLGEITKQTVCLAVAGTHGKTTTTSILGHLLNVCDVPVTAFLGGISENYNSNLIINGTEVTVVEADEFDRSFLTLSPDLACITSMDADHLDIYGNADELIKTFKDFLERIKPNGKLFVKNGLPLKGITYGIEDESDYSAQNISIENGSYVFDINTPNGIYKNFKFSLPGRHNLSNAIVALAMAAEYGCSFDELARGLESYKGVKRRFTYQIKTEDFVFIDDYAHHPEEINAVHQAVREMYPNKKVLAIFQPHLFSRTKDFSDGFAESLSKFDEILLLDIYPAREIPIEGVTSKWLLNKIQNSNKKLIQKSEIIDEIRKSKAQIILTIGAGDIGAEVKYIKEAFHV; from the coding sequence ATGAGTGCTCTAGCACGTTATTTTATCGCCAATGGTAAAGAGGTGGCTGGTTATGACAAAACACCAACTGGAATTACAAAGTCCTTAGAAGATTTAGGAATCGCCATTCATTTTGAGGATGATATTAAAAAGGTTTCAAATGAATTTCTGAACCCTGAAAACACATTGATTATATATACACCAGCAATTCCTAAAAATCACGATGAATTCAACTATTTTAAGGAGAACAATTTCAAAATTTTAAAACGCTCTACTGTTTTAGGCGAAATTACAAAGCAAACCGTTTGTTTGGCAGTTGCTGGTACACATGGAAAAACAACAACGACCAGTATTTTAGGCCATCTATTGAATGTTTGTGACGTACCTGTGACAGCATTTTTAGGTGGGATAAGTGAGAATTATAATTCTAATTTAATAATAAACGGCACCGAAGTTACGGTGGTTGAAGCTGACGAATTTGATCGTTCGTTTTTAACCTTGTCACCAGATTTGGCATGCATTACATCAATGGATGCTGACCATTTGGATATTTACGGAAATGCCGATGAATTGATTAAAACCTTCAAGGATTTTTTAGAACGTATAAAACCAAACGGGAAATTATTTGTAAAAAACGGTTTGCCATTAAAAGGCATTACCTATGGAATTGAAGATGAGTCTGATTATAGTGCCCAAAATATAAGTATTGAAAATGGCAGTTATGTGTTTGATATAAACACACCGAATGGTATCTATAAAAATTTCAAATTCAGTTTGCCAGGAAGGCATAATCTATCAAATGCAATAGTTGCATTGGCAATGGCTGCAGAATATGGATGTTCTTTTGATGAATTAGCTAGAGGCTTAGAATCTTACAAAGGCGTAAAACGCAGATTTACCTATCAAATTAAAACCGAAGATTTTGTGTTTATAGATGATTACGCGCATCATCCGGAAGAAATCAATGCCGTACATCAAGCGGTTAGGGAAATGTATCCTAATAAAAAAGTGTTAGCGATTTTTCAGCCACACCTATTCAGTCGAACTAAGGATTTTAGTGATGGATTTGCAGAAAGTCTTTCAAAATTCGATGAAATATTGCTTTTAGATATTTATCCAGCAAGAGAAATACCCATTGAAGGTGTGACTTCAAAATGGTTATTAAATAAAATTCAAAATTCAAATAAAAAATTAATTCAAAAATCAGAAATAATTGATGAAATCAGAAAATCCAAGGCTCAAATCATTTTGACCATTGGAGCAGGAGATATTGGAGCAGAAGTGAAATATATCAAAGAAGCGTTCCATGTTTAA
- a CDS encoding FtsW/RodA/SpoVE family cell cycle protein, which produces MQNLFKQIKGDKAIWAIVALLAIFSFMPVYSAASNLANSGHTNTFSLLVKHFMHLLLGFIIMFGIHKVPYKYFRGLSMIMIPIVFVLLLVTMLQGTTIDGANASRWIQIPIVNMSFQTSTLAAVVLMVYVARYLSKIKDKEIKFKETILPLWTPVFLILILILPANFSTTAIIFTMIMMLAFIGGYPLKYLGLMLLSGFAALALFVLVAKAFPEAMPNRVDTWMSRIENFANGEDTEADYQIEKAKIAIATGITPLGPGKSVQKNFLPQSSSDFIFAIIIEEYGLYGGLFILVLYMWLLFRIVIVSHKSDTVFGKLLVLAVGLPIVFQALINMAVAVELFPVTGQTLPLISSGGTSIWMTCLAIGIILSVSAKREELKEQEESNDNPLAILSETI; this is translated from the coding sequence ATGCAGAATTTATTCAAGCAAATAAAAGGAGATAAAGCCATTTGGGCCATAGTTGCGCTTTTGGCTATATTCTCATTTATGCCTGTTTATAGTGCGGCGAGTAATTTGGCTAATAGTGGGCACACCAATACGTTTTCCTTGTTAGTTAAGCATTTTATGCACTTGCTTTTAGGCTTTATCATTATGTTTGGAATTCATAAAGTACCTTATAAATATTTTCGTGGATTGTCCATGATTATGATTCCAATAGTGTTTGTTTTATTACTGGTTACAATGCTTCAAGGTACTACAATTGATGGCGCCAATGCCAGCCGTTGGATTCAAATTCCTATTGTAAATATGTCATTTCAAACATCAACGTTGGCAGCAGTTGTTTTAATGGTTTATGTGGCGAGGTATTTATCTAAAATCAAGGATAAAGAAATCAAGTTTAAAGAAACAATTTTACCACTTTGGACACCAGTTTTCTTAATTCTGATTCTCATTCTGCCTGCCAATTTCTCAACAACGGCCATCATATTTACCATGATTATGATGTTGGCATTTATAGGTGGTTATCCTCTGAAGTATCTGGGATTAATGTTATTGTCTGGATTTGCAGCATTAGCACTATTTGTATTGGTAGCAAAAGCATTTCCAGAAGCCATGCCAAATAGAGTCGATACTTGGATGAGTAGAATCGAAAATTTTGCCAATGGAGAAGATACGGAAGCCGATTATCAAATTGAAAAAGCAAAAATCGCCATTGCTACAGGAATTACACCTTTGGGACCGGGAAAAAGCGTACAAAAGAACTTTTTACCGCAGTCATCTTCCGATTTTATTTTCGCCATTATTATTGAAGAATACGGTTTGTATGGTGGTTTATTTATTTTGGTTTTATATATGTGGTTATTGTTTAGAATTGTGATTGTGAGTCATAAGTCAGATACAGTATTTGGAAAATTATTGGTTTTAGCCGTTGGCTTGCCAATCGTGTTTCAAGCCTTAATAAACATGGCAGTTGCGGTTGAATTATTTCCGGTTACAGGGCAAACCTTACCATTAATCAGTAGTGGAGGAACATCCATTTGGATGACCTGTTTAGCGATAGGAATTATTCTAAGCGTAAGCGCAAAACGCGAAGAATTAAAAGAACAAGAAGAATCAAATGACAATCCTTTAGCTATTTTAAGTGAGACGATTTGA
- a CDS encoding cell division protein FtsQ/DivIB, whose amino-acid sequence MFKTNYNFIKIIGLILVIGFLFAFSNQRNKNRIVGEPHIKFLGENELFITDANVSKLLIQNLEPVSEQPKEIIDLNKLESALNSNPMIKEAEVYMSVNGTLSAEIEQKRPIARVNTNASYYIDDEGGYMPLSYNYAARVPLVTGNIEKNKLETVFQFAKAVDEDDFLKKYVIEIRQNDDNTIDFKIRKSDFTVHVGSLNQLEKKINNFKAFYQKALKDQILDNYALVNLKFDKQVICTKK is encoded by the coding sequence ATGTTTAAGACTAATTATAACTTCATAAAAATCATTGGGTTAATTCTAGTAATTGGTTTTTTGTTTGCGTTTTCAAATCAAAGAAACAAAAACAGAATCGTTGGCGAACCTCATATAAAATTCTTAGGCGAAAACGAATTATTCATTACAGATGCGAATGTTAGTAAATTGTTAATACAAAATCTCGAACCTGTTTCAGAACAGCCTAAAGAAATTATAGATTTGAACAAATTAGAATCTGCCCTGAATTCTAACCCAATGATAAAAGAAGCGGAAGTGTATATGTCAGTAAACGGTACGCTTTCAGCTGAAATTGAACAGAAACGACCTATTGCAAGAGTGAACACTAATGCATCGTATTATATAGATGACGAAGGTGGCTATATGCCTTTGTCCTATAATTATGCGGCAAGAGTGCCACTTGTTACTGGAAATATTGAGAAAAATAAGCTCGAAACGGTCTTTCAATTTGCAAAAGCTGTGGATGAAGATGATTTCTTAAAGAAATATGTCATTGAGATTCGTCAGAACGACGACAATACCATTGATTTTAAAATTCGAAAAAGTGATTTTACGGTCCATGTTGGATCTTTAAATCAACTCGAAAAAAAGATAAATAATTTTAAGGCGTTTTACCAAAAGGCTTTAAAAGACCAAATTTTAGATAACTATGCATTAGTGAATTTAAAATTTGACAAACAAGTTATTTGCACCAAAAAGTAA
- the murD gene encoding UDP-N-acetylmuramoyl-L-alanine--D-glutamate ligase produces MNKKNKIQQSEKSFPSGEGFRKGLLLVILGGGESGVGTALLGKAKGFKVFVSDKGKIKQKYKDVLLNNEIEFEDEQHTESKILNADIVMKSPGIPEKVALVKRIREAGIKVVSEIEFASKFTDATLVAITGSNGKTTTATLTHHLIKQELDVGLAGNIGDSFAKQILEKNHENYVLEISSFQLDDIIDFKPKIAVLTNITPDHLDRYDYKFENYIASKFRVVENQTKDDYFIYDADDEVISEYMKTHQIQSKKLPFSLTKVIEQGAYLDDNKIIITIDNNQIIMPTNNLALEGKHNVKNAMAASTVAHLLKIRKQTIRESLENFQGVEHRLEHVLKINKVQYINDSKATNVNATYFALESMDAPTVWIVGGVDKGNEYKELFPFVNEKVKAIICLGVDNAKLMESFGKMVDVIIETQYMSEAVKIAYKLAKAGDNVLLSPACASFDLFENYEDRGRQFKNAVRNL; encoded by the coding sequence ATGAATAAAAAAAATAAAATCCAGCAGAGTGAGAAGTCCTTCCCTTCTGGGGAGGGATTTAGGAAGGGGCTGCTTTTAGTAATTCTTGGTGGAGGCGAAAGCGGAGTAGGAACAGCATTACTCGGAAAAGCAAAAGGATTCAAAGTTTTTGTATCAGATAAAGGTAAGATTAAGCAAAAATATAAAGACGTTCTTTTAAATAATGAGATTGAATTTGAAGATGAACAGCATACAGAATCAAAAATTCTGAATGCAGACATCGTCATGAAGAGTCCTGGTATTCCAGAAAAAGTAGCATTGGTAAAACGCATCCGAGAAGCAGGAATCAAAGTTGTTTCTGAAATCGAATTTGCTTCAAAATTTACAGATGCCACATTAGTAGCGATAACAGGAAGCAATGGTAAAACCACAACAGCAACGTTGACGCATCATTTGATAAAGCAAGAATTAGATGTGGGATTGGCAGGAAATATTGGAGATAGTTTTGCAAAGCAAATTCTGGAGAAAAACCATGAGAATTATGTGTTGGAAATTAGCAGTTTTCAATTGGACGATATAATCGATTTTAAACCAAAAATAGCTGTTTTAACCAATATCACGCCAGACCATTTGGATCGGTACGATTATAAGTTTGAAAACTATATCGCTTCAAAATTTAGAGTAGTCGAGAATCAAACAAAAGACGATTATTTCATATATGATGCCGATGATGAGGTCATTTCAGAGTATATGAAAACGCATCAAATTCAATCCAAAAAATTACCTTTTTCATTAACAAAAGTTATTGAGCAAGGCGCCTATTTAGACGACAATAAGATAATAATAACAATAGATAACAATCAAATCATTATGCCAACAAATAATTTAGCATTAGAAGGAAAACACAACGTGAAAAACGCAATGGCAGCTTCTACTGTTGCGCATTTACTGAAAATCAGAAAGCAAACCATTCGTGAAAGTTTAGAAAATTTTCAAGGCGTGGAGCATCGTTTAGAGCACGTATTAAAAATTAATAAAGTGCAATACATCAACGACTCAAAAGCGACGAATGTAAACGCTACTTATTTCGCATTGGAAAGTATGGACGCACCAACGGTTTGGATAGTTGGAGGTGTAGACAAAGGCAATGAATATAAAGAGTTGTTTCCATTTGTAAACGAAAAAGTAAAAGCCATCATCTGTTTGGGTGTAGATAATGCAAAGTTGATGGAATCATTCGGAAAAATGGTAGATGTGATTATTGAGACACAATATATGAGCGAAGCGGTAAAAATCGCCTACAAATTGGCCAAAGCAGGAGATAACGTCTTGTTATCGCCAGCTTGTGCGAGTTTCGATTTATTCGAAAATTATGAAGATAGAGGACGTCAGTTTAAGAATGCTGTACGTAATTTATAA